A genomic window from Meleagris gallopavo isolate NT-WF06-2002-E0010 breed Aviagen turkey brand Nicholas breeding stock chromosome 23, Turkey_5.1, whole genome shotgun sequence includes:
- the LOC100541270 gene encoding LOW QUALITY PROTEIN: PR domain zinc finger protein 2-like (The sequence of the model RefSeq protein was modified relative to this genomic sequence to represent the inferred CDS: inserted 1 base in 1 codon), with product MLFCFPLLMVVALLVFDLQNTTEPPAVVETLADVPEHVLRGLPEDVRLFPSAVDKTRLGVWATKSILKGKKFGPFVGDKXKRSQVKSNVYMWEVYYPNLGWMCVDATDPKKGNWLRYINWARSGKEQNLFPLEINRTIYYKSLKLAT from the exons atgctgttctgttttcctttgctaatGGTTGTGGCCCTTCTGGTTTTTGACTTGCAGAACACAACCGAGCCTCCTGCTGTAGTGGAGACCTTAGCTGATGTACCTGAGCACGTGCTTCGGGGGCTTCCTGAGGATGTCAGGCTCTTCCCATCTGCTGTTGACAAGACAAGGCTTG GTGTTTGGGCAACAAAGTCAattttaaaagggaagaaattcgGGCCTTTTGTTGGCGATA AAAAAAGATCTCAAGTTAAGAGCAATGTATACATGTGGGAG GTGTATTACCCAAACCTGGGGTGGATGTGTGTTGATGCAACTGATCCAAAGAAAGGGAACTGGCTGCGGTATATAAACTGGGCACGTTCAGGAAAGGAGCAAAACCTGTTTCCTCTGGAGATCAACAGGACCATATACTACAAAAGTTTAAAG CTTGCAACCTGA